A genomic segment from Corylus avellana chromosome ca5, CavTom2PMs-1.0 encodes:
- the LOC132183093 gene encoding chlorophyll a-b binding protein 8, chloroplastic — MATQALVSSSSLTSSVEVTRQILGARPLQSPIGFSRKASFAVRAAATPPVKQGDRPLWFASKQSLSYLDGSLPGDYGFDPLGLSDPEGTGGFIEPKWLAYGEVINGRYAMLGAVGAIAPEIFGKLGLIPQETALPWFKTGVIPPAGTYNYWADNYTLFVFEMALMGFAEHRRFQDWAKPGSMGKQYFLGFEKYLGGSGEPAYPGGPLFNPLGFGKDEKSLKDLKLKEVKNGRLAMLAILGYFVQGLVTGVGPFQNLLDHLADPVNNNVLTSLKFH, encoded by the exons atggCAACGCAAGCGCTggtatcatcatcatctcttACCTCGTCAGTGGAGGTTACCAGACAGATACTAGGAGCAAGACCACTCCAATCTCCAATTGGCTTCTCAAGAAAAGCTTCCTTTGCAGTAAGGGCAGCAGCCACTCCACCTGTTAAG CAAGGAGATAGACCCTTGTGGTTTGCATCCAAGCAGAGCCTTTCTTACTTGGACGGCAG CCTCCCGGGTGACTACGGATTCGACCCTCTAGGCCTCTCGGATCCTGAAGGTACAGGAGGATTCATTGAGCCCAAGTGGTTGGCCTATGGCGAGGTCATCAACGGACGTTATGCCATGCTGGGTGCAGTGGGTGCAATAGCACCGGAGATATTTGGGAAGCTTGGCCTTATCCCCCAGGAAACAGCCCTCCCTTGGTTCAAAACTGGCGTAATTCCGCCGGCTGGGACGTACAATTACTGGGCAGACAATTACACTCTTTTTGTGTTTGAGATGGCACTGATGGGATTTGCAGAGCACAGGAGGTTTCAAGACTGGGCCAAGCCAGGATCCATGGGCAAACAGTACTTCTTGGGGTTTGAGAAGTATTTGGGAGGGTCTGGGGAGCCAGCCTACCCTGGGGGACCCTTGTTTAACCCTCTTGGCTTTGGAAAGGACGAGAAGTCGCTCAAGGACTTGAAGCTCAAGGAGGTAAAGAATGGGAGGTTGGCCATGTTGGCCATACTGGGTTACTTTGTACAAGGTCTTGTGACAGGCGTTGGCCCTTTCCAAAACCTCCTGGATCACTTGGCCGACCCTGTCAACAACAACGTCTTGACTAGCCTCAAGTTCCATTAA